GCATCGCCCTCGAAGCGCTGGCCTGGGGCACTACCGTCAATCGCTTCTCGCAGGTGTGGGACATCGTCCAGCGCGCCGACCATCCGCACCTTGGTGTGGCGCTCGACAGCTTCCATACGCTGGCGATCAAGGACGACTTCCACCCGATCAAGGACATCCCCGGTGAGCGCATTTTCTTCGTCCAGCTGGCCGACGCGCCCTGGATCAACACCGACCCGCTGACCCACAGCCGCCACTACCGATGCTTCCCCGGCCAGGGCGAGATGGACGTGCCGGGCTTTGTGGGCGCCGTGCTCGACGCCGGCTACACCGGCCCGATCTCGCTCGAAATCTTCAACGACGAAGGCAAGGCGGCGCCGGCGCGCGCCAACGCGGCCGACGCGATGCGCTCGCTGCTGTGGCTCGAAGAGCAGGTGCGGCGCCTGCCGTCGCTCCACACGCCGAACTTCACGCATGGCGAGTTGCGCCGCATCGCGCTTCTCGATCCGCCGCCCGAGCCGGTGCTGCACGGCTGGTCCTTCATCGAGTTCGCTGTCGACGCGCCGACCGCGGTGCGGCTGCGCGCCTTCCTCGCCACGCTCGGCTTCGGCCTGGTCGGGCGCCACCGCTCGAAGCAGGTCGAGCTGCTGGGACAGGGCGACGTCAGCATCGTGTTGAACCTCGAAGAAGATTCGCTGGCGCGCAGCTATTTCGAACTGCACGGCACCTCGGCCTGCGCGGTCGCGCTGGCCACCGACGACGCGGCGGCCGCGCTGGCGCGCGCCGAAGCCCTTGGCGCCACTCGCGTCGCCGGCCGGGTGGGCCCCAACGAGCTGACCATCCCTGCCGTGCGCGCGCCGGACGGCGGCCTGGTGTACTTCTTCGACACGCAGCGCGGCGGCAGCCATGGCTTCGAGGCCGACTTCGAACTCGAATCAGCCCAACACGATGACGGTCCGTTCGGTGCTGGCGCGCGTATCGACCACATCTCGCACGTGCTGCCGGTTGGCCAGCTCGATAGCTGGGTGCTGTTCTACCGCGCGCTGCTCGGCCTCGCACCGAAAGCCAACACGGTCCTGAGCGACCCGTACGGCGTGATCAAGAGCCGTGCGCTGGAGTCGTCCAACGAAGCGGTGCGCTACGTGCTGAACGTGTCCGAGCGGCCCGGCACCACTGTCGGCCGCACGGTTGGCCAGTTCGGCGGCGCCGGCATCCAGCACATCGCGGTGGCCGTGCAGGACGTCGTCGCCACGGTGCGGCAGGCCATCGCGCGCGGCGCCACCATGCTGGCCATTTCGGCCAACTACTACGACGACCTGGGCGCCAAGTACGGCACCCCGCAAGCCACGCTCGACCTGTGGCGTTCGCTCGGCATCATGATGGACCGGGTCGGCAACGCCGAACTGCTGCACGCCTACACGGTACCGTTCGATAACCGCTTCTTCTTCGAGATCATCGAGCGGCGCAATGGCTACCTGGGCTACGGCGCCGGCGACGCGCCGGTCAGGCTTGCGGCGCAGGCGCAATGGCAGCGCGAACAGGGCGGCGCAGCTTTCTAATCTTCACAAGGAATTGAAAATGGATCAGACATTACACGACGCGGCGCTGGAATATCACGAAACTCCACGACGCGGGAAAATCGAAGTCACGCCGACCAAGGCGCTGGCCACCAAGCGCGACCTGTCGCTGGCGTATTCGCCCGGCGTTGCCGCGCCCTGCATGGCGATTCACAAGGATCCGCTGATGGCGGCGCGCTACACGTCGCGCAGCAACCTGGTCGGGGTAATCACCAACGGCAGCGCAGTGCTTGGACTGGGCGATATCGGACCGCTGGCCGCCAAGCCGGTCATGGAAGGCAAGGCCTGTCTGTTCAAGGCGTTTGCCGGCATCGACGTCTTCGATATCGAGCTGGACGAAACCGAT
This window of the Massilia sp. R2A-15 genome carries:
- a CDS encoding bifunctional sugar phosphate isomerase/epimerase/4-hydroxyphenylpyruvate dioxygenase family protein, with the translated sequence MRKSIATVSLSGMLAEKLEAAAAARFDGVEIFENDLLNFPGTPRDVRRLCAELGLRIEMFQPFRDFEGVSPEQLQRNLDRAERKFDVMEELGTDLILVCSNIADTASPDLGLRAEQLRLMAERAARRGVRIALEALAWGTTVNRFSQVWDIVQRADHPHLGVALDSFHTLAIKDDFHPIKDIPGERIFFVQLADAPWINTDPLTHSRHYRCFPGQGEMDVPGFVGAVLDAGYTGPISLEIFNDEGKAAPARANAADAMRSLLWLEEQVRRLPSLHTPNFTHGELRRIALLDPPPEPVLHGWSFIEFAVDAPTAVRLRAFLATLGFGLVGRHRSKQVELLGQGDVSIVLNLEEDSLARSYFELHGTSACAVALATDDAAAALARAEALGATRVAGRVGPNELTIPAVRAPDGGLVYFFDTQRGGSHGFEADFELESAQHDDGPFGAGARIDHISHVLPVGQLDSWVLFYRALLGLAPKANTVLSDPYGVIKSRALESSNEAVRYVLNVSERPGTTVGRTVGQFGGAGIQHIAVAVQDVVATVRQAIARGATMLAISANYYDDLGAKYGTPQATLDLWRSLGIMMDRVGNAELLHAYTVPFDNRFFFEIIERRNGYLGYGAGDAPVRLAAQAQWQREQGGAAF